The Chrysiogenia bacterium genome includes a window with the following:
- a CDS encoding ABC transporter substrate-binding protein has translation MLSLGAVMLVPQSASAQGNFTIVHTPLDYTERGQPLVIQATIQPKSELRYATVYYRRPGNASYASAFMKEGSGSSFQVEIPGNQVTGFGLEYYISIRDKTDAEKLLYATPTEPVYVSTKNIAVLFTRRDGPNYNEVLDGIKSTIKGRITEYYMEGDRNQGEAILNQAIKGTQKSDLIIAIGKLAAELCKDEVDDIPVVFTMVSNPFKLGLNNKKNMTGVSVGVPVKTQMQTFKSVVPNIRRVGVIYDPSNTGDMIAEASITAPFQLVTAKVDSSTEIERALRAFSEGIDAYWLLPDSTVASHLGADVILKYTIENKIPLFVPLTVFVKSGALVSLTPDFVAVGKQTSAMANEIMRGKSASFLSVRPPEKFKVTLNSKTAKQIGVDQTVALQLFRFAAEKGYQIETVN, from the coding sequence GTGCTGAGTCTCGGCGCGGTGATGCTCGTTCCCCAAAGCGCGAGCGCGCAGGGCAACTTCACCATTGTCCACACGCCCCTCGACTACACCGAACGCGGACAGCCCCTCGTCATCCAGGCCACCATCCAGCCCAAGTCCGAACTTCGTTACGCAACCGTCTACTACCGACGTCCGGGCAACGCTTCGTATGCCAGCGCCTTTATGAAAGAAGGCAGCGGCAGCAGCTTCCAGGTGGAGATCCCCGGGAACCAGGTCACCGGGTTCGGCCTTGAATACTACATCTCCATTCGCGACAAGACCGACGCCGAAAAGCTGCTCTATGCGACGCCGACCGAACCGGTCTACGTCTCGACCAAGAACATCGCCGTCCTGTTCACCCGCCGCGACGGGCCCAACTACAACGAAGTGCTCGACGGCATCAAGTCGACCATCAAGGGCCGCATCACCGAGTACTACATGGAGGGTGATCGCAACCAGGGCGAAGCCATCCTCAACCAGGCCATCAAGGGCACGCAGAAGTCCGACCTCATCATCGCCATCGGCAAGTTGGCGGCCGAGCTGTGCAAGGACGAGGTCGACGACATCCCGGTCGTCTTCACCATGGTCTCGAACCCCTTCAAGCTCGGGCTCAACAACAAGAAGAACATGACCGGCGTCTCCGTGGGCGTTCCGGTCAAGACGCAGATGCAGACCTTCAAGAGCGTGGTGCCCAACATCCGCCGTGTCGGCGTGATCTACGATCCCAGCAACACCGGCGACATGATTGCCGAGGCGAGCATCACCGCGCCCTTCCAGCTTGTGACCGCCAAGGTCGACAGTTCCACCGAGATCGAGCGCGCGCTGCGCGCCTTCTCCGAGGGCATCGACGCCTACTGGCTGCTTCCCGACAGCACGGTGGCCTCGCACCTTGGCGCCGACGTGATCCTCAAATACACGATCGAGAACAAGATCCCGCTGTTCGTGCCGCTCACCGTGTTCGTGAAGTCCGGCGCGCTCGTATCGCTCACTCCCGACTTCGTCGCCGTGGGCAAGCAGACCTCGGCCATGGCCAACGAGATCATGCGCGGCAAGAGCGCCAGCTTCCTGAGCGTGCGCCCCCCCGAGAAGTTCAAGGTGACGCTCAACTCCAAAACCGCCAAGCAGATCGGCGTGGACCAGACCGTCGCCCTCCAGCTCTTCCGCTTCGCCGCGGAAAAGGGCTACCAGATCGAAACGGTGAACTGA